In the genome of Vibrio sp. 16, one region contains:
- a CDS encoding sugar-binding transcriptional regulator, translating into MSKSANELTDDNTDLLTEISVAYYQDGATQEEISKKFSVSRAKVGRMLKQARDEGIVEITVKYHPVFSAKIEQRLIERFGVRRALIALDQPIEDQQRQQVAGLVSKYMASSIQNGAVVTVGQGRNVSAVAHHVGVIPQRDVKFVCGIGGIHPRGGMFNADHICRQFAKSYGGSSETLYAPAYAENREQKMAFMQNATVKQTLDLARKADVALVGIGDMSENSYMVDLGWFTADEVVQSRMQQGVVGDFAGYDFFDIHGQSARTVMSDRVIGLSIDEFRPISEVIAIAAENSKPLALLGALRTGVIDVIATSVSNALTVLNLDEQMK; encoded by the coding sequence ATGAGTAAATCTGCCAACGAGTTGACTGACGACAACACAGACCTACTAACGGAAATCTCCGTTGCCTACTATCAAGATGGGGCAACGCAAGAGGAAATATCGAAAAAATTCTCAGTTTCCCGAGCCAAAGTGGGCCGGATGCTTAAGCAAGCACGCGATGAAGGCATTGTGGAAATCACCGTAAAATACCACCCAGTATTTAGCGCCAAAATTGAACAACGACTTATTGAACGCTTTGGCGTGAGGCGGGCGCTGATTGCTTTAGACCAACCTATCGAAGATCAACAGCGTCAGCAAGTGGCTGGCTTGGTTTCGAAATACATGGCGAGCTCAATACAAAATGGGGCGGTAGTCACCGTTGGACAAGGAAGAAACGTGTCAGCGGTGGCGCACCATGTTGGGGTTATTCCGCAACGCGATGTTAAGTTTGTCTGCGGGATTGGCGGGATTCACCCAAGAGGCGGTATGTTCAACGCAGACCACATTTGTCGTCAGTTTGCCAAAAGCTATGGAGGGTCATCAGAAACGCTTTATGCTCCGGCTTACGCTGAAAATCGCGAGCAAAAAATGGCATTCATGCAAAATGCGACAGTAAAGCAGACTCTCGACCTTGCGCGAAAGGCTGACGTGGCGCTTGTCGGCATTGGCGATATGAGTGAAAACAGCTATATGGTTGACTTAGGCTGGTTTACCGCTGATGAGGTCGTTCAGTCACGGATGCAACAAGGGGTTGTTGGTGATTTTGCCGGTTATGACTTTTTCGATATTCACGGCCAGTCTGCAAGAACAGTGATGAGTGACCGAGTAATCGGCTTAAGTATTGATGAATTTCGACCGATCTCTGAAGTGATCGCCATCGCGGCGGAAAACAGTAAACCGCTCGCGCTGCTTGGCGCACTTAGAACGGGCGTGATTGATGTTATTGCCACGAGTGTAAGCAACGCATTGACAGTGCTCAACCTTGACGAACAGATGAAGTAG
- a CDS encoding sulfurtransferase, with protein sequence MSPLVTPQWVVQQLDNPNLVLLDASINFQIPGEVEKDTENLIPNTLRFDYDKEFCDIDCDLPHMMPSQERFIGLAQELGLNNESVIVVYDNSGTFASPRAWWMLKAMGHEHVYVLDGGLTEWKKQGFDTVQQYDQPHKLGNFTGTLNPSYFVDSTYVLNQIDNPASLTVDARSRQRFNKEVPEPRAGVRGGHIPNSVCQPFAELMDGHKLKPVNELRKILSLSLSDDKEATIFSCGSGVTAAIVLLAAHLCGYENLSVYDGSWTEWGQREELPIE encoded by the coding sequence ATGTCACCACTCGTTACACCGCAATGGGTTGTTCAGCAACTCGACAATCCTAACTTGGTGCTTCTTGATGCCAGCATCAATTTTCAAATCCCCGGAGAAGTCGAAAAAGACACCGAGAACCTCATTCCAAACACGCTGAGGTTTGATTATGACAAAGAGTTTTGCGACATCGACTGCGATCTTCCCCATATGATGCCATCTCAAGAACGATTCATTGGCTTAGCTCAAGAACTCGGTTTAAACAACGAATCAGTGATTGTGGTTTATGACAATAGCGGAACGTTCGCATCGCCTCGAGCATGGTGGATGCTCAAAGCTATGGGGCATGAGCATGTTTATGTACTTGATGGCGGCCTTACAGAGTGGAAGAAACAAGGATTCGACACCGTACAGCAGTACGACCAGCCGCATAAACTCGGTAACTTCACAGGAACACTTAACCCGAGTTACTTTGTCGATTCGACTTACGTTCTTAACCAAATCGATAACCCTGCATCCCTTACCGTCGACGCACGCTCAAGGCAGCGCTTCAACAAAGAAGTGCCCGAACCTCGTGCTGGCGTTCGTGGTGGACACATTCCAAATTCAGTGTGCCAACCTTTTGCCGAACTGATGGACGGACACAAGCTAAAACCAGTTAACGAGTTGCGAAAAATACTCTCTTTATCATTGAGCGACGATAAAGAAGCCACCATATTCAGTTGTGGTTCAGGCGTGACGGCTGCAATTGTGTTACTGGCGGCGCACTTGTGCGGTTATGAAAATTTATCCGTTTATGACGGTTCTTGGACTGAATGGGGACAAAGAGAAGAGTTGCCAATCGAATAA
- a CDS encoding glycoside hydrolase family 18 protein → MKKTIAAAALASVMSLSAHAQDKVVAGYFADWQYSNPDNPYQVKDIPADNLTHVIYAFLSMCGPHTGASEAIQKQVEEHCKGKAPFTAIVVDQQAALKEDFGAVSVEVDYKGHFAQLAQLKQTHPDLVILPSFGGWTMSEPFHAMAKDPKAIEHFSKTAVELIAKYDFFDGIDLDWEYPGGGGLTTSPWNPATKLSDEQKATEREAFNHLVKSLRGELDKLASQTKREYELSTAVGVGAKAQQIDWKTASPYLTNMFAMTYDFLGGWGQQTGHTTNLHATERSWWGMGADVFINQMIEQGIPSEKLVIGAAFYGRGWQGTQAYNGELPNGELVSDSGAQFGTGENGYFMFWDLVNNYGAKQGYQYKYDEQAQAPYLWNPEKKVFISFEDQRSIKAKAKWAKESKLGGIFTWELSGDPSGTLVEVMNKEIQ, encoded by the coding sequence ATGAAAAAGACAATCGCTGCTGCCGCCTTGGCAAGTGTGATGAGCTTATCAGCTCACGCACAAGATAAAGTTGTCGCGGGCTACTTTGCTGATTGGCAATACAGTAACCCCGATAATCCTTACCAAGTCAAAGATATCCCCGCAGATAACCTTACCCATGTCATTTACGCATTTCTGAGTATGTGTGGTCCTCACACTGGCGCGAGTGAAGCGATTCAAAAACAAGTCGAAGAACACTGTAAAGGCAAAGCACCATTTACCGCGATTGTTGTCGATCAACAGGCCGCGTTAAAAGAAGACTTTGGTGCGGTGTCAGTAGAGGTTGACTACAAGGGCCACTTCGCCCAGCTCGCGCAGTTAAAACAAACTCATCCAGATCTGGTAATTTTGCCATCATTCGGTGGTTGGACAATGTCAGAACCGTTCCATGCCATGGCAAAAGATCCGAAAGCGATCGAACACTTTTCAAAAACTGCGGTTGAGCTTATTGCAAAGTATGACTTTTTTGACGGAATAGACTTGGATTGGGAATACCCTGGCGGCGGTGGTCTTACAACCTCACCGTGGAATCCAGCAACCAAGTTATCTGACGAGCAAAAAGCAACTGAAAGGGAGGCGTTCAACCATCTTGTCAAATCTTTGCGTGGTGAGTTAGACAAACTCGCGAGCCAAACCAAGCGCGAATATGAACTGTCAACCGCTGTAGGCGTTGGCGCTAAAGCGCAACAAATTGATTGGAAAACCGCGAGCCCGTATTTGACCAATATGTTTGCCATGACTTACGACTTCCTAGGTGGTTGGGGGCAGCAAACTGGCCACACGACCAATCTTCACGCTACTGAACGCAGTTGGTGGGGAATGGGCGCCGATGTCTTCATTAATCAAATGATTGAGCAGGGCATACCGAGTGAGAAACTGGTTATCGGCGCGGCTTTCTACGGTAGAGGCTGGCAAGGCACTCAAGCGTACAACGGTGAGTTGCCAAACGGAGAACTCGTTTCAGATAGCGGTGCGCAGTTCGGCACTGGAGAAAACGGCTACTTTATGTTTTGGGATCTGGTGAACAACTATGGTGCGAAGCAGGGCTACCAATACAAATACGATGAGCAAGCGCAAGCGCCGTATCTGTGGAATCCAGAAAAGAAAGTGTTTATTTCATTTGAAGATCAGCGCTCTATCAAGGCCAAAGCGAAGTGGGCTAAAGAGTCTAAGCTAGGCGGTATATTTACTTGGGAGCTGTCTGGAGACCCAAGTGGTACCTTGGTCGAAGTGATGAACAAAGAAATTCAGTAG
- the tal gene encoding transaldolase produces the protein MSNKLEQLRKLTTVVADTGEIDAIKKYQPEDATTNPSLILKAAQIAEYAPLIDASIEYAKAQSSDKAQQVQDTCDMLAVNIGKEILKTIPGRISTEVDARLSYDMEGSVAKARQLVKMYNDAGITNDRILIKLASTWEGIRAAEILEKEGINCNLTLLFSFAQARACAEAGVFLISPFVGRIMDWYKAKEGRDFEAQEDPGVLSVTKIYNYYKEYGYNTVVMGASFRNIGEILELAGCDRLTIAPALLAELEAAEGEVVEKLVDSKGTAERPAPMTHAEFLWDHNQDPMAVEKLAEGIRNFAVDQGKLEAMIEAKL, from the coding sequence ATGAGCAACAAATTAGAGCAACTTCGTAAACTAACGACTGTAGTAGCAGACACTGGTGAAATTGACGCAATCAAAAAGTACCAACCAGAAGATGCAACAACTAACCCTTCTCTGATTCTAAAAGCAGCTCAAATCGCAGAGTATGCTCCTCTAATCGATGCTTCAATCGAATACGCTAAAGCTCAAAGCTCTGATAAAGCGCAACAAGTACAAGACACTTGTGACATGCTAGCGGTAAACATCGGTAAAGAAATCCTAAAAACTATCCCAGGCCGTATCTCTACTGAAGTAGACGCTCGTCTATCTTACGATATGGAAGGCAGCGTAGCGAAAGCACGTCAACTAGTGAAAATGTACAACGATGCGGGCATCACTAACGATCGCATCCTGATCAAACTGGCTTCTACTTGGGAAGGTATCCGCGCAGCAGAAATCCTAGAGAAAGAAGGCATCAACTGTAACCTTACTCTACTCTTCTCTTTCGCTCAGGCTCGTGCTTGTGCTGAAGCTGGCGTATTCCTAATCTCGCCATTCGTTGGTCGTATCATGGACTGGTACAAGGCGAAAGAAGGCCGTGACTTCGAAGCTCAAGAAGATCCAGGTGTTCTATCTGTAACTAAGATCTACAACTACTACAAAGAGTACGGCTACAACACTGTCGTTATGGGTGCAAGCTTCCGTAACATCGGCGAAATCCTAGAGCTAGCTGGTTGTGACCGTCTAACTATCGCGCCTGCACTTCTTGCTGAGCTAGAAGCTGCTGAAGGTGAAGTCGTAGAGAAACTAGTAGACTCTAAAGGTACGGCAGAGCGTCCAGCACCAATGACTCACGCTGAGTTCCTATGGGATCACAACCAAGACCCAATGGCGGTTGAGAAGCTTGCAGAAGGTATCCGCAACTTCGCAGTTGACCAAGGCAAACTTGAAGCAATGATTGAAGCAA